DNA from Toxoplasma gondii ME49 chromosome X, whole genome shotgun sequence:
GAGGCAGTGTCCTGCGTCATCGACAACGGAGACGGCGCCGAAGCGGCAATggaaggagcagaggagacagaggaggcgggagaagcaggcgacagaCAACGTCCGTCGAATGAGTTGTCATTCTCGAAGAAGGGAACGAAGACGGATGGATCGTAAGGGACATTTCtaaagagagaaaacgtcacaagaggagagcggagacaggagcgcaTCTCGTCGCACAACCTTCCGGACCTTCCTCCCGCTTCCGCTCCCAGAGCAGCTCTCTCCTGCACCCCGCCACCTCCACCCGTTCCCATGCCAATTCCTggctcgcttctctccaactGTTCTGCAGCTTTTGCCTCGTTGCTCAGCCTCCCGTGAGCTCCTCTGTCCTTCGCGTCGGCGCTCTCTGCACGCGCCTCCTGAGCTCCTGCGTTCTCCAGTGAGTTCCCTCGGCCGTCCggctttcctctgtctcggctggcgcctccctctctcgcggcGCTGGGCTCGAGACCCTGCGAGAGAGTGGACACAACGGAGAGAGTCTCTTCCGGttcggagacaggcggcCTCCTTTGCTCTCCACATTCGAAGGCGTGTGGAGACAGGCTGTGGGGCGCGCGCCAGAGCGGCGCGTCTCCGGTGAGAGAGCGCGCGAGTCTCTGGCGGGGGCCGACCAGGGGGCaccaggcgacgaagaagcccACAGTGACGAGGAGGAGGGCGGCGAGTTGCGAGCACGAGTAGCGCCGCCGCAGCAGCGCgagggaacagagacaggagaaagggaCAATGGCTTGAGTCgcaagcgagaaaagcggTCCGGGGACGTACGGCTGAGCAATGAAACCGAGAATGTTGCCGCATGCGTCGCACAAGCCCGTCAACACAAAAAGACGCCACGCGCCGAAtggagcagagacaggagaagcaggcgaaggaggagaagaaggcgaaggataagcaggaacagaagaaggagaagagacggggtgtcgaggaagcagaggagacgagaagggagcaggccagagagcggcggagcgcgaagaagagccggcagaagccgcagggagacagcgaggtgaaggcacagagacagaacagtACGGGGGCTccgaagacagaggcgaaggcgacaagGACGCAGAATCcgaggccgcagacgccgaaggagagagagccgcggccgagcgaggaaacagcgagGGCCAGACAAAGGAAAGGTTTTCGCGGGGGACGACCTTCCACCTGTACCCCAGGACCTGACGGAAAGCcgggaaagcgagagaacgaaacgcagagaagaggtgGAGAGCAGGTGCAACAGGACGACGGACAGCACCCCAGTGGtctgaagaggaggaactcGAAAGACGTTTCAACCAGACAATGGCCAAGGCAACGAGTGAACGGCGACacaaggaagacgaaggaaagagaaacgacagacgtgaaaaggaagacgagacgtTCTGTGCATAAGTCACAATGTCAACAGGACCCACCGTACACAGGGCCGAGGCGCAGAAATGGGCTTCTCGCCGCGTCGGTGACCCAGACGAagatttctctctccaccgagTGTTTTGTATATTTCATCACCCGTGCAAACGTAGATGCGTTCTTAGTCTGTAGGAATGCAAATGTATGCCTGTTTCTCGAGACGCGAACAGATGTTTACCCCTCTGCCTTTGTGCTTGAATACATGTAGAGAACACAGACACAGTTCTCTAGGGAGGCAGACTAGCATTTGCATGTTGGTTGGCACGCGCAAATCCGTTTCCATCTGAGTTTCTTCCAGGGCTGTTAACTCGCTGCCTCGTCAGACTCGCGAGGACATGTGGTtgagtttcttttctctctgcgtcctgtCGACCTCTGTTCGAAGCTCCATGTCCCCCCCCTGTCAACAGACATGTCCTGGCGCTTCGCCCCGAAAACAGGCGCCCTCCCAAACTCTGTGCCGTCACACAATCGCATCGAGAGAGACGTGAGGCGCgtgagagaacggagacaccgcgtCCCTCGCTTACCAGAGCGAGAGTATAGACAGTGAAGTAGAGGACGGCATTGCACAGCGAGACAAAGTAGTCGAACTGGCCGAGAGGTTTCGAGCGAATTTTCCCTGCAATTTGATTCAGTGTGCCCAGAGACACCACCGCGGCTGCGCAGGCGATGACTCTCCAGCTGGGCGAAGCGGCGCCCggaggcgcatgcgctggcggcgagaaggaagcgttTTCGCTGCTCTCCGAGCGGCCTGACTCATCGTCTTGGCTCTCTTCGGAAATCCGAGACCCAGCAGGCCGACGGGGCAGGACGCCTGGGGTCTGGTGTGTGCTCCGCGCCATCGCGGACTTTCGGCCTCTACTGCGTTGGAAGTCCTTGGGGGAGGCATTCGACAGTTGTGACGTTGTGTCGGTCACCAGacgctctcttccttgccTCCCCCCTGCTGCAGCAATCGGTTCGGCTCGAGATGTCAAGAGGAACGCAAGCAAACGGCGAAGCTGCCTGGGTGTACCACGCAGCGGTTGAGGGATTCCCAGCAAATGTACGGCGGCGTGAGCTCTTCAAGCGCTGACTGGCGCAACTCGCCGTCGCGTGGACCTTCTCCgctggaaacgaagaagacgcagggagGGAGGCGCGGCGAGTGGAGATTGCTGCGTCTCGAAGAGCTCACGCCGGCGCGCTCGTCAACTTGCCGCCAGACAGGCGGGAGGGGGGGGAGAGGGCGGgcagggaagacgagagaactTGAGGAGCGAAGGCTAGGCATgaaaaggcgacgacgcAAGAAAAGGATTTGTCTGTGAATGGTTAGCCTTGAGACAGAGGCTTGAGAGAACTTGCGCCGGGGACTCTGccgacgaggaaagacgaccCAGGAACCAGACTTTCCAGCGCGAGAAGTGACGACGCGTcccggagacaggcgagaccGGCTGGAGTGGAAAGCCAAGGATGTCTGGACGCCTTTAGAAAACGCGTTGTCATTTCCAGGTCTGCAGTTCACTTCtcaagaagaaagcgaagagaaggagagaagaaggcgagagaaagaacgcgtcACGCACGACGAAGCCGCCGCGAGCAACCTCTCCGCAAGGCCGTCCCCGTCTCTAGACAGCTAGGGCCAGAAccagcgaaaaaaaaagatgCTTCAACTCTCCACGTTTTCCTCAAGCCGGGGAAGACAGCAGGAAAGGAACTCAAAAGATAGCGCTTTCAGCTAGCTTCGGTTTCTTCCAGTGTGCACAGCATTCAGCTCGAGCTTTTTgcgggagaaaaaagagccGCTGTCTCTCAACGTTGACGTCTCTTCGCGCCGAGGATTCTTGCCCccattcttctcttcttttcgcttttcgcttttcgctgttcgctttttttttctcgtttctcctttgactctccgttttttctctttttcgcccccaccttcttctcttgccccGCGCGtccgcgctcttcttctcgtctctcgagCTTCCGGTTCGGtgctcccttttctccttttcactTGACTCCGGTTTCCGCCTCCgaggcttctctcgcttcctccaccCGCCCGCGCCTTTCCGAGCTTTTTTCATCCGAATTTCCCCTCGTTcgctccctctccttcctcaccagaggtctctctttttcttgtccgCCGCTTCTTTTCATGTTGCTCCTTGAAGACTCTCGCAGCcatggggaagaagaaggctaAAACGCTCTCTGCTCCCTTCCATCATTCCTGGCCCGTacccccttcttcctctccgccaTCTGCCGGCGTTCAATCGAAAAAAAtcggctcttcttcttcttcttcttcttcttcttctcctccttcttcttcttcttctgttcagGAGCAGCTTGCGGCAGCGTATGCGACACGATTATCGAGTTCAGGACTTGCCAGTCTCTCTCATCCGCTGTATGCTTGTCTGTATCGACAAGACGCTGTATCTCGTTCGTCCCCCGCCGCAGATGGAAATTTCCTTCAAGAAATTCTCGAGGTAAAGGCGGAACTCTCTTCtcggctcttcctcttctgcagtCCACTCAgtgtcgcttttcttcttctcgcgcttaCGGTTCGTACCTATGTCCCCGTCTCACGCGGCACTCCGATGGAGCGGCACTGAACAaagtcttctgcttctcgaagGCGTCCCCCagctctcttttttccctcccttctctcccttgcttcttcctttagtttcgttcctctctcgtctgtcaaCATCgtctcgtgtgtctcctgtttctcctttgtctcccttgtctgcttttctctctccatttctcttcatttcctttcttttctcccttgtctcccttgtctccttttggTCGGTGTGATTCAGCTCTGTCCGCTGCAGACGCCAGCGGCGACGCTGGTGGAGAGCAAGTTGTCGAACCGGGCATTGCGCCTGGACTCTTTGCGGCAGAAGAGTTCTGAACAAGCCGTTGGTTCTGCGTCGGAGAGAAGGTCCCggaagcggcgagaaggccTGAAGCTGTCGCGGACACAGGCGAAGCGCCTCGGCCTTTTCGACGTGAGCCAGGAGACAGGCTGGGGCCTCTCCGCCACTGTGCAGAGACAACGCCGAGGGCAAAGGGCGCCTCCAGGCGAGCATTTGCTTGCGTTTATGTCTCAAGGAGACAAGCAGGGCGACCGATCTCTCACAGGAGAGGACAAGGCGCCGAACGCGGACCTTCCGAGGACCGGAGAAAGCCAGCAAACAGAAAACtcagaacagagagacaagacgaaggTTCCCCCGGAGGCGGACGGGCAGATGGAGGACGCAGAATCTCCTTTCGCGTCTGTCacctcttcgcgtctctctccccgtgctctcgcttcctcggctCCCTCTGCGGAGAGGACCAGTCCTTTCGAggctctcctcgcttcttctttctctggactTCGGTACGAACATTTAGAGggcttgcatgcgctctgGCTTGAGTACATTTCCGCGGTGTGTGGGGCGAGGGAGGCGTCAGCGCCGCAGGGGGCCGAGGCCGTGCGGCGCGAGAGCCGAGAGGGCGGCGCGAGCTCGAGTTCGTTCTCGTCTGCACTCTCCAAAAAAGgtcgaaaagaagagcgaaaaacgcgagacgcAGCTTCCTGGCAAAAAGCTTTCGACCGCTGCACTGTCATGAGCAAGGCGGACTTCCACGGAGCCAAAGTGAAGGTCGTTCGATCCAAAACGCCTGCCCTTGTGGGGCGTCAGGGTATCGTCGTCGAAGAGACGCAGCAAGTGAGATGCACTCGTCTAGGTTCACGAAGCTCTTGTTTGCATTCACATGTTTTGCTGGTTGCAGAAAGACGCCTTTTAGAGATTTCTCTGACGTCGCCACTGCAGCGCTGACGGTAGGACGAAGGTCACACGAAccacagtgcatgcgcagagcCCCGGCGGTTCTGAGAGggcagcagacgcagaaaaaggagacaccggcgGGGGTCTCGCTatgagagaagaggaggtggagcgagagaggagagatcGATTCACTCGTTTCCTGAGTTCTGTGTCTCAATCCTTGGGAGGTTCGGCGAACTGTCGTTTCGCGGGACTCCAGTTGGTAGACTCTCTTCAACGTGTATTCACTCCGTGACAGAGGGAACCTGAG
Protein-coding regions in this window:
- a CDS encoding hypothetical protein (encoded by transcript TGME49_228720) — encoded protein: MGKKKAKTLSAPFHHSWPVPPSSSPPSAGVQSKKIGSSSSSSSSSSPPSSSSSVQEQLAAAYATRLSSSGLASLSHPLYACLYRQDAVSRSSPAADGNFLQEILELCPLQTPAATLVESKLSNRALRLDSLRQKSSEQAVGSASERRSRKRREGLKLSRTQAKRLGLFDVSQETGWGLSATVQRQRRGQRAPPGEHLLAFMSQGDKQGDRSLTGEDKAPNADLPRTGESQQTENSEQRDKTKVPPEADGQMEDAESPFASVTSSRLSPRALASSAPSAERTSPFEALLASSFSGLRYEHLEGLHALWLEYISAVCGAREASAPQGAEAVRRESREGGASSSSFSSALSKKGRKEERKTRDAASWQKAFDRCTVMSKADFHGAKVKVVRSKTPALVGRQGIVVEETQQSLLLLGEDQVLRRVMKAGAVLSVESLDGSTFFLHAQHLQHSSVGRSKTKLKPKLSLALE